The following proteins come from a genomic window of Lemur catta isolate mLemCat1 chromosome 4, mLemCat1.pri, whole genome shotgun sequence:
- the LOC123637477 gene encoding amine oxidase [flavin-containing] B-like gives MVNRQERKFVGGSGQVSEWIMELLGDQVKLERPVISIDYTGENILVKTLNHEIYETKYVISTIPPTLGMKSHFNPPLPMMRNQLITRVPLGLVTKCIVYYKEPFWSKKDYCGTMIIEGEEVPISYTLDDTKPDGNYAAIMGFILAHKARRLACPTKEERMKKLCELYAKVLGSQEALKPLHYEEKNWCEEQYSGGCYTTYFPPGIMTQYGRVLRQPVGRIYFAGTETATHWSGYLEGAVEAGERVAQEVLPATGKIPEDEIWQSEPESADVPVQPTTTTFLERHFPSVPGRLKFIGLTTIFSAVALSFLVHKRALLVRL, from the coding sequence GTGAAGCTGGAGAGGCCTGTGATCAGCATTGACTACACAGGAGAAAATATCCTTGTGAAGACCCTAAACCATGAGATCTATGAGACTAAATATGTGATTAGTACTATTCCTCCTACTCTGGGCATGAAGAGTCACTTCAATCCCCCTCTGCCAATGATGAGAAACCAGCTGATCACTCGTGTGCCTTTGGGTTTAGTCACCAAGTgtatagtttattataaagaGCCCTTCTGGAGTAAAAAGGATTACTGTGGAACCATGATTATTGAAGGAGAGGAAGTTCCAATTTCCTACACATTGGATGATACCAAACCTGACGGCAACTATGCTGCTATAATGGGATTTATCCTTGCTCACAAAGCCAGAAGGCTGGCATGTCCTAccaaagaagaaaggatgaaGAAACTTTGTGAGCTTTATGCAAAAGTTCTGGGCTCCCAAGAAGCTCTGAAGCCATTACATTATGAAGAGAAGAATTGGTGTGAGGAGCAGTACTCTGGGGGCTGCTACACAACCTACTTCCCTCCTGGGATCATGACTCAATATGGAAGGGTACTACGCCAGCCAGTGGGCAGGATTTATTTTGCAGGCACTGAGACTGCCACGCACTGGAGTGGCTACTTGGAGGGCGCTgtggaggctggagagagagtGGCCCAAGAGGTCCTGCCTGCCACAGGGAAGATTCCAGAGGATGAAATCTGGCAGTCAGAACCAGAGTCTGCGGATGTCCCTGTGCAACCCACCACTACGACCTTCTTGGAGAGACATTTTCCCTCCGTGCCAGGCAGGCTGAAGTTCATTGGATTGACCACCATCTTTTCGGCAGTGGCTCTCAGCTTCCTGGTGCACAAAAGGGCGCTGCTTGTGCGACTCTAG